The Candidatus Methylacidiphilales bacterium genomic sequence CCGCTAATTCCAGCACATGTTTATGCCGGGGATGTCCGCCAAGAAGCGCCCGCCGGAATTCAAAAGGATCTTTCTGAGTTGCATGAGCAACTTCATCGATAAAACTTTCCACGACAAACGCCGTGTGCGAGTGGCCGACTGAACGCCACCACTGCACGGGAACACTGATTTTCGGACTGTGGACATCGACAAGAATATTGGGGATGTCATACGGGATGTCCTCGGCTCCTTCCACGGATGACGGATCGATGTCGTTTTCAATCATCAGCTCGTAGGCGCTGCCCTCGAAAACCGATTGCCCGACAATCGTGTGCCGCCAGCCGACAAGATTGTTCTTTTCGTCCAGCGCAGCCGCTATCTTATCGTTCCACATCGGTCGGTAATAGCCGCCCCGAATATCATCTTCCCTTGTCCAGACGACCATGACCGGTTTTTTCAGTATTTTGGCGACGTGCGCCGCCTCCGTGACAAAATCCGATTGCGGATTGGCCCGTCTGCCGAAACCTCCTCCGAGCAATGTTGTGTGCAGCGCAACCTGCCCGGGTTTCAGCCCGAGCACGTCTGCTGCAGCCTCCCGATCCAATGTCTGAGCTTGTGTGCCTGTCCATATTTCACAATGATCATTGCGAAAGTCGACAACACAGTTCAACGGCTCCATCATGGCATGCGCAAGATAGGGAACTTCATACTCGGCGGTAAGCAGCCGGGCTGCGCCGGCAAAAGCTTTTTGGATGTCGCCTTGGGCTCGAGCAGCGCTTCCGGGCGTGTTGGCCAGTTTTTTGTACATCTCGCGGAGTTTGTCCGTGGAGAGATCAGCGGCATCGCCTTCATTCCATTTAATGTCGAGAAGGTCGCGGCCATTTTTTGCCGACCAGAAATCTTCCGCCACAACGGCGACTCCCGATGGCACTTGAAGCACATCCCGAACACCGGGAACGGCCCTCGTTTGGTCATCTTTGAAGCTGATGATCGTCCCTCGAAAAACAGGGGAACGCGCGACAAGAGCCGTCAGCATACCCGGGATGCGAACATCCATTCCAAAAACAGCCTGTCCGGTGGTCTTTTCGGGAGTGTCGAGTCTTTTAATCGGCTTGCCGATGACTTTGAATTGTGAAGAATTCTTGAGAGCAACATTTTCCGGAACAGGCAACGTTGCAGCCCTCGCGGCCAATTCGCCAAACGTAACGGATTTACCGTTTTGGTGGATGATCTTTCCGTTTTCCGCCCGGCATAATGATTTTTCAGTCTTCCAGAGATCGGCTGCCGCGGAAATCAGCATTTCGCGGGCAGTTGCGCCGGCCTGTCGCAAACGATCCCACTCGCTGCGAACACTCGACGATCCGCCTGTACCCTGCAGGATGACCCATTCGGTGTGATTATACGCCGGATCAACCGGCGCGGCCTCCAGCCGCACTTGTTTCCAGTCACATTCAAGTTCTTCGGCAATGAGCATCGGCAGTGCCGTGTAGACGCCTTGCCCCATCTCGGACTTATTGATCATTAAGGTTACGGTATCGTCTGTCCCGATCCGGATGAAGGCATTGGGCGCAAAGGTTTTGCCGGGCACAGGTCCCGCGCCACGCCGTCCCGGAGGTTGAGCATAGAATCCCAGAACAAGTCCACGACCCGGAGGCCCGCCCATGGGCAAAAAAAGCAGAGAGTTGATTTTAAAAAATGCCATTCATGATCCCTCCGTGTCGCTAATCAAACATAAAGCATTGTCAGACCACTCATCCGGTTCATGCCGGAAGCGGCAATTCGCGAATCCGTTTTCCGGTCGCCGCATAGATTGCGCCCGCCAATGCGGGTGCAACCGTAGGAACACCGACCTCGCCGATTCCGCCGGGCGTCTCATGATTTTTCGCAATATGAACTTCCACAACCGGCATCTCATTGATGCGCAGCATCGGGTAATCATTGAAATTGGATTGCGTCACGCGTCCGTGATCAATCGTGATGGCATCTTTGAGAGCGGCGGTAAGACCGAAAACGATGCCGCCTTCAATCTGAGCTTCGATCGTCCGTGGATTAATCGTCTGGCCGCAATCTACTGCGCACACAACCCGCTGAACACGGAAATTCTTTTTATCTTCCATAGCGATCTCCACCACCTGGGCAACGAAGCTCCCGTAAGCTTCGGCCGCGGCAATTCCGCGGTAATGTCCTTTACCCAGAGGCTTTGTCCATCCCGC encodes the following:
- a CDS encoding molybdopterin-dependent oxidoreductase, which gives rise to MINKSEMGQGVYTALPMLIAEELECDWKQVRLEAAPVDPAYNHTEWVILQGTGGSSSVRSEWDRLRQAGATAREMLISAAADLWKTEKSLCRAENGKIIHQNGKSVTFGELAARAATLPVPENVALKNSSQFKVIGKPIKRLDTPEKTTGQAVFGMDVRIPGMLTALVARSPVFRGTIISFKDDQTRAVPGVRDVLQVPSGVAVVAEDFWSAKNGRDLLDIKWNEGDAADLSTDKLREMYKKLANTPGSAARAQGDIQKAFAGAARLLTAEYEVPYLAHAMMEPLNCVVDFRNDHCEIWTGTQAQTLDREAAADVLGLKPGQVALHTTLLGGGFGRRANPQSDFVTEAAHVAKILKKPVMVVWTREDDIRGGYYRPMWNDKIAAALDEKNNLVGWRHTIVGQSVFEGSAYELMIENDIDPSSVEGAEDIPYDIPNILVDVHSPKISVPVQWWRSVGHSHTAFVVESFIDEVAHATQKDPFEFRRALLGGHPRHKHVLELA